From the Bacillus tuaregi genome, one window contains:
- a CDS encoding DUF1450 domain-containing protein, with protein sequence MISMLQKIFQRRKKVHIEFCQRNLDQFLDEESMLLFQAFFYDDKVTVKEFTCLSECELCKESPYAKVNGEIITASHSKELINRLKAMVDGPPLK encoded by the coding sequence ATGATATCTATGCTGCAAAAAATATTCCAGAGAAGGAAAAAAGTTCATATTGAATTTTGCCAAAGAAATTTAGATCAATTTTTAGATGAGGAATCGATGCTTTTATTTCAAGCATTTTTTTATGACGACAAGGTCACAGTGAAGGAATTCACCTGCTTAAGTGAATGTGAATTATGCAAAGAGAGTCCATACGCAAAGGTAAATGGCGAAATCATTACAGCTTCGCATTCAAAGGAGCTGATAAACAGGTTGAAGGCTATGGTTGATGGCCCGCCACTTAAGTAA
- a CDS encoding PaaI family thioesterase, with the protein MNLQKTLMHSLGIELKQIEKGRVTATMPVDDRTRQPFGLLHGGASVALAETVASVGGYEFVDKENEAVVGLEINANHIKGKKDGIVTAVGEVIHSGRTTMVWEVKITDEQDQLICISRCTLAVIKIRK; encoded by the coding sequence ATGAATCTTCAAAAAACATTAATGCATTCACTGGGGATAGAATTGAAGCAGATAGAAAAAGGGCGCGTTACAGCAACGATGCCTGTAGATGACCGAACGCGCCAGCCATTTGGACTTCTGCATGGCGGGGCAAGTGTAGCGTTGGCTGAAACCGTTGCAAGTGTGGGTGGTTATGAATTCGTTGATAAAGAGAATGAGGCGGTAGTTGGACTCGAAATCAATGCCAATCATATTAAAGGAAAAAAGGACGGCATCGTTACGGCAGTCGGTGAGGTTATTCATAGTGGCAGAACGACAATGGTCTGGGAAGTGAAAATAACGGATGAACAAGACCAGCTAATCTGTATTTCCCGCTGTACACTTGCCGTTATTAAGATAAGAAAATAG
- the mnhG gene encoding monovalent cation/H(+) antiporter subunit G, with protein sequence MNEIVNVIIFILIILGAFLNLVAAFGVIRLPDVYTRNHAASKATTLGISAILLATFLYYYLEVGHFNARILLAIVFLFLTSPVSGHLINRAAYYSGVPLWEKSVRDELKTEKKQQL encoded by the coding sequence ATGAACGAAATCGTTAACGTGATTATCTTTATTTTGATCATACTTGGAGCATTTTTAAATTTAGTAGCTGCTTTTGGCGTAATAAGACTTCCTGATGTGTACACGCGGAATCATGCTGCCTCAAAGGCAACAACGCTCGGAATCTCTGCTATTTTATTGGCAACCTTTTTATATTATTACCTTGAGGTCGGTCATTTTAATGCAAGAATTCTCCTTGCCATTGTGTTTCTCTTTCTTACATCTCCTGTTTCCGGTCACCTTATTAACAGAGCGGCCTACTACTCAGGAGTACCATTATGGGAAAAGAGTGTCAGGGATGAATTAAAAACGGAAAAAAAGCAACAGCTATAA
- a CDS encoding Na(+)/H(+) antiporter subunit F1 — MIAIAMAMLIYRVIKGPTTPDRVIALDALGINLVAIVALTSILLKTSAFLDIILLIAILAFIGTVAFSKYLEKGVIIENERNR; from the coding sequence ATGATAGCTATCGCTATGGCCATGTTAATCTATCGCGTCATTAAGGGGCCTACAACACCGGACCGAGTAATTGCTCTTGATGCACTTGGAATTAATCTTGTCGCCATTGTCGCCCTTACATCGATTCTATTAAAAACTAGTGCTTTCCTTGATATTATATTATTAATTGCCATTCTTGCGTTTATTGGAACGGTAGCCTTCTCAAAGTATCTTGAAAAGGGGGTTATCATCGAAAATGAACGAAATCGTTAA
- a CDS encoding Na+/H+ antiporter subunit E: MAFQIALNFFLALTWMFLKNSYDAGSLFAGYLTGFIIIFVFRRFFNSRFYGARIVAVIHLILVLLKEIVLSNLAVLKVVLKPKLDMQPGIFALPTELTKDWEILVLSSMITLTPGTLVMKVSDDNKILYVHAMDVPDVEATISSIKHSFERLIQEVSR, encoded by the coding sequence ATGGCATTTCAAATCGCATTAAATTTCTTTCTTGCACTTACTTGGATGTTTTTAAAAAACTCGTATGATGCCGGATCATTATTTGCCGGTTACTTAACCGGCTTTATCATCATTTTTGTATTTAGACGCTTCTTCAACTCTCGGTTCTATGGAGCACGTATCGTTGCGGTCATTCATTTAATTCTTGTTCTGCTTAAGGAAATCGTCCTATCTAATCTTGCCGTTTTGAAGGTTGTTTTAAAGCCAAAGCTTGATATGCAGCCGGGCATATTTGCCCTGCCGACAGAGCTGACAAAGGACTGGGAAATCTTAGTGCTTTCGAGCATGATTACACTAACACCTGGTACGCTGGTCATGAAGGTATCTGACGATAATAAAATTTTATATGTTCATGCAATGGATGTTCCTGATGTAGAAGCAACAATTAGTAGTATTAAACACTCATTTGAAAGACTGATTCAGGAGGTGAGCCGTTAA
- a CDS encoding Na+/H+ antiporter subunit D has protein sequence MINFLLLPIIVPLLTGILLLFLARHITAQRWISALSSFGTIIISALLVQKVRTDGIQTLNLSNWEAPFGITLVSDMLSALLVLTTSIILFSCIIYSFFGIGKEREKFYYYAVVQFLIVGVNGAFTTGDIFNLFVFFEVMLMSSYVLLVLGGTAIQLRESIKYILVNVISSALFVITVGYLYSIIGSLNMAHISSRISEMGQTGILTVIAILFLIVFGLKGAIFPLYFWLPGSYYAPPAPVMALFGALLTKVGVYSIMRTYTLFFYHDQSFTHQIISVLALLTIVLGVIGAIAYQDIKKIIIYNIVAAIGVILFGVAVMSPVAITGSIYYLVHDMLIKAALFLLIGIMISITGTSNLTKISGLIQRYPGLAWVFFIAAASLAGIPPLSGFFGKLLIIQGGFGQGVFWGAVIVLLSSLLILFSVMKIFVTGFWGSARSYEGEKNVPVKTLLIAPVILVVLSIVMGVGSETVLSYISIAAETLLNPDIYIDAVIKER, from the coding sequence ATGATTAATTTTTTACTATTACCGATTATCGTTCCATTGCTGACGGGAATCCTGTTGCTCTTTCTTGCTCGGCATATTACTGCTCAGCGTTGGATTTCTGCTCTGTCTTCATTTGGAACCATCATTATTTCAGCATTATTAGTCCAGAAAGTTCGTACCGATGGAATTCAAACCCTTAATCTCAGCAATTGGGAAGCCCCTTTTGGCATCACACTTGTGTCAGATATGCTTTCAGCTCTGCTTGTACTAACCACAAGTATTATCTTATTCTCGTGTATCATCTATTCCTTTTTTGGAATTGGAAAAGAAAGAGAAAAATTTTATTACTATGCTGTCGTTCAATTTTTAATTGTGGGGGTTAATGGTGCTTTCACAACAGGAGATATCTTTAATTTATTCGTCTTTTTCGAAGTGATGCTCATGTCATCCTATGTACTGCTTGTACTGGGCGGAACAGCCATTCAATTAAGAGAATCGATTAAATACATTCTTGTGAATGTCATTTCTTCTGCTCTGTTTGTTATCACAGTAGGGTATCTTTATTCCATTATCGGTTCCTTGAATATGGCCCATATTTCAAGCCGAATCAGCGAAATGGGACAAACCGGAATTCTTACTGTGATTGCGATACTTTTCTTAATTGTCTTCGGCCTAAAGGGAGCTATTTTCCCATTATATTTCTGGCTGCCAGGTTCCTATTACGCACCACCTGCGCCTGTAATGGCGTTGTTTGGTGCCCTGCTGACAAAAGTCGGTGTTTATTCTATTATGAGAACCTACACCCTATTCTTTTACCATGATCAAAGCTTTACGCATCAAATCATCAGTGTATTAGCGCTATTGACCATCGTATTAGGGGTAATTGGCGCCATCGCCTATCAGGATATCAAAAAAATTATTATCTACAATATTGTTGCTGCAATTGGCGTGATTCTATTTGGCGTTGCCGTTATGTCTCCCGTTGCGATAACAGGTAGTATTTACTATCTAGTCCATGATATGTTGATCAAAGCAGCCTTATTCTTGCTCATCGGGATTATGATTTCAATAACAGGGACAAGCAATTTAACTAAGATCAGCGGGTTAATTCAACGCTATCCCGGTCTTGCTTGGGTTTTCTTTATTGCTGCTGCATCACTGGCAGGGATTCCCCCGTTAAGTGGATTTTTCGGCAAGCTGTTGATTATCCAAGGTGGATTTGGCCAAGGCGTTTTCTGGGGTGCCGTTATTGTCCTGTTATCAAGCCTACTCATTTTGTTCTCCGTGATGAAGATTTTTGTTACTGGCTTTTGGGGCTCAGCCCGTTCATATGAAGGGGAAAAGAATGTCCCGGTGAAAACACTCTTAATTGCACCAGTCATACTGGTTGTATTATCAATCGTCATGGGGGTAGGATCTGAGACCGTTCTGTCTTATATCTCGATTGCTGCGGAAACCCTATTAAATCCTGACATCTACATTGATGCTGTAATAAAGGAGAGGTGA
- a CDS encoding Na(+)/H(+) antiporter subunit C translates to MEILMAVVIGVLFMSATYLMLSKSLLRIIVGTGLLSHGAHLLLLTMGGLKRGAAPLLGENASSYTDPIPQALILTAIVISFGVTAFFLVLAYRTYQELGTDNTERLRGTEGND, encoded by the coding sequence ATGGAGATCTTAATGGCTGTTGTCATTGGCGTACTATTTATGTCGGCCACTTATTTAATGCTTTCTAAAAGTCTCTTACGTATCATTGTTGGAACAGGTCTTTTAAGCCATGGAGCCCATTTACTGCTCCTAACAATGGGAGGATTAAAAAGAGGAGCGGCACCGCTCCTTGGCGAGAATGCTTCCTCTTATACGGATCCAATTCCACAGGCTCTGATCTTAACGGCGATTGTTATAAGCTTTGGCGTTACTGCCTTTTTCCTTGTTCTTGCTTATCGCACCTATCAAGAGCTTGGGACAGATAATACTGAACGATTGAGAGGAACAGAAGGAAATGATTAA